One region of Drosophila subobscura isolate 14011-0131.10 chromosome J, UCBerk_Dsub_1.0, whole genome shotgun sequence genomic DNA includes:
- the LOC117894240 gene encoding E3 ubiquitin-protein ligase Nedd-4 isoform X3 — MSARSSGSVTAMSAAASSSSAAASGGDVPRPPPRRRAASVAGQQQTRQEFGNGHTPRRSLAAVNDSGDSCHLRIVVLSGQSLAKKDIFGASDPYVRIDLNTINGDINIDSVLTKTKKKTLNPSWNEEFIFRVKPSEHKLVFQVFDENRLTRDDFLGMVELTLVNLPTEQEGRTIGDQGYTLRPRSAKSRIKGNLKIYHAFIRETREQSEPSSSNSDGEWEHVEATNASETSAQPHPFPTGGNDALPAGWEERQDANGRTYYVNHTARTTQWERPTVLNSNNGQSADQLASDFQRRFHISVDETETGRSADNSSRNSLEDEQTPTNTPEATTPTTTNPPTIHSESNGNGNILNPLGTDDTPQETTSFVYNSLRHPVAVRPPEISASSLQTDLRPVRQAPDAPDIAMTALLTRRAIDNMAYNLGRHEPELNQQQQQRRRQQMQLHIQQHQQRQQQQNRQLPEVDLRQQRRRQQQQQQQLQLQLHLQPHPHSNEDTDHTDSHNSSEISAPPTRRNSEEDNSAVPPQDQTAGGEEEALPPRWSMQVAPNGRTFFIDHASRRTTWIDPRNGRASPMPNQTRRVEDDLGPLPEGWEERVHTDGRVFYIDHNTRTTQWEDPRLSNPNIAGQAVPYSRDYKQKYEYFKSHIRKPTNVPNKLEIRIRRTSILEDSYRIISSVTKTDLLKTKLWVEFEGETGLDYGGLAREWFYLLSKEMFNPYYGLFEYSAMDNYTLQINNGSGLCNEEHLSYFKFIGRIAGMAVYHGKLLDAFFIRPFYKMMLQKPIDLKDMESVDTEYYNSLMWIKENDPRILELTFCLDDDVLGQKSQHDLKPGGANIDVTNENKDEYIKLVIEWRFVARVKEQMTSFLDGFGSIIPLNLIKIFDEHELELLMCGIQNIDVKDWRENTLYKGDYHMNHIIIQWFWRAVLSFSNEMRSRLLQFVTGTSRVPMNGFKELYGSNGPQMFTIEKWGTPNNFPRAHTCFNRLDLPPYEGYLQLKDKLIKAIEGSQGFAGVD, encoded by the exons AACGATTCTGGCGACTCGTGTCATCTGCGTATTGTGGTGCTCAGCGGCCAGTCGCTGGCCAAGAAGGACATATTCGGCGCCAG CGATCCATATGTCCGAATCGATTTGAACACAATCAACGGTGATATTAATATTGACTCGGttttaacaaaaacaaaaaagaag ACACTGAATCCATCCTGGAACGAGGAGTTCATATTCAGA GTAAAGCCCTCTGAGCATAAGCTTGTCTTTCAAGTATTCGACGAGAATCGGCTGACACGCGACGACTTTCTGGGCATGGTGGAGCTAACGCTGGTCAATCTGCCCACGGAGCAGGAGGGCCGAACGATTGGCGACCAAGGCTACACTCTGCGTCCGCGCAG cGCCAAATCCCGCATCAAGGGCAATCTAAAGATTTATCACGCCTTCATACGCGAGACGCGCGAACAGAGCGAACCctcgagcagcaacagcgacggGGAATGGGAGCACGTGGAGGCCACCAATGCCAGCGAAACGTCAGCACAGCCG CATCCGTTTCCTACTGGCGGCAATGATGCCCTGCCCGCTGGCTGGGAGGAGCGACAGGATGCCAATGGGCGCACATATTATGTGAATCACACGGCAAGGACAACGCAATGGGAGCGACCCACTGT TTTGAATAGCAACAATGGCCAGTCCGCTGATCAGCTGGCCTCGGATTTCCAGCGACGTTTTCACATTAGCGTGGATGAAACGGAGACGGGACGTTCGGCG GATAACTCCAGTCGTAATAGTTTAGAGGATGAACAAACGCCCACCAATACGCCAGAAGCGACCACACCAACCACCACAAACCCACCAACGATCCACAGCGagagcaatggcaatgggaatatTTTGAACCCCTTGGGCACAGACGATACGCCACAGGAGACAACCAG TTTTGTTTACAATTCCCTGCGACATCCTGTCGCCGTTAGGCCACCCGAAATCTCAGCCTCGAGTTTGCAAACCGATTTGCGTCCAGTGCGCCAGGCGCCCGACGCACCCGACATTGCCATGACCGCACTTCTGACACGGCGAGCCATCGACAACATGGCCTACAATCTGGGACGACACGAGCCGGAGCttaaccaacagcagcagcagcggcgacgtcagcaaatgcagttgcacatacagcagcaccagcagcggcaacagcagcagaacagacAATTG CCTGAAGTAGATCTTCGCCAGCAAAGACgccgccagcaacagcagcagcagcagctccaattGCAGCTCCATCTACAGCCACATCCGCATTCG AATGAAGACACCGATCACACAGACAGCCACAATTCCTCAGAGATCTCAGCTCCGCCCACTCGACGCAATTCCGAGGAAGACAATTCGGCTGTGCCACCACAGGATCAA acTGCTGGcggcgaggaggaggcacTGCCACCGCGCTGGTCCATGCAAGTGGCGCCCAATGGCCGCACCTTCTTCATAGACCATGCCTCACGTCGCACCACCTGGATAGATCCACGCAATGGACGGGCCAGCCCCATGCCAAATCAGACACGTCGCGTCGAAGACGATCTGGGACCCCTGCCCGAGGGCTGGGAGGAGCGTGTGCACACAGATGGACGTGTATTCTACATAGATCATA ATACACGCACCACACAGTGGGAGGATCCACGTTTGTCCAATCCAAATATTGCCGGACAAGCGGTGCCCTACTCCAGGGACTACAAAcagaaatacgagtatttcaaGAGTCACATTAGAAAGCCT ACAAACGTACCAAATAAACTTGAAATACGCATTCGACGTACATCCATACTGGAGGATTCGTACCGAATCATCAGTTCGGTGACAAAGACCGATCTACTGAAGACTAAATTGTGGGTGGAATTTGAGGGAGAGACTGGTTTAG ATTACGGTGGCCTTGCCAGAGAGTGGTTCTATTTACTATCCAAAGAAATGTTCAATCCATACTACGGACTCTTTGAGTACTCGGCGATGGACAACTACACATTGCAAATCAACAATGGCAGCGGTTTGTGCAACGAGGAGCACTTAAGTTACTTCAA ATTCATTGGTCGCATTGCGGGCATGGCTGTTTATCATGGCAAGCTGCTGGATGCCTTTTTCATTCGTCCCTTCTACAAGATGATGCTGCAGAAGCCCATTGACCTGAAGGACATGGAGTCTGTGGACACGGAATACTACAACTCCCTCATGTGGATCAAGGAGAATGATCCGCGCATACTGGAGCTCACATTCTGCCTAGACGATGATGTGCTGGGCCAGAAGAGTCAGCACGATCTGAAGCCCGGTGGCGCCAACATAGATGTAACCAATGAGAACAAAGATGAGTACATCAA GCTCGTTATTGAATGGCGCTTTGTGGCGCGCGTCAAGGAACAAATGACGTCCTTCCTCGACGGCTTTGGCTCGATTATTCCCCTGAATCTGATCAAGATCTTCGACGAGcacgagctggagctgctcatGTGCGGCATCCAGAACATTGATGTCAAGGACTGGCGCGAGAATACGCTCTACAAGGGCGACTATCACATGAATCACATCATTATCCAATGGTTCTGGCGTGCCgttctctccttctccaacGAGATGCGCTCACGCCTGCTACAGTTCGTGACCGGCACGTCCCGTGTGCCCATGAATGGTTTCAAAGAGCTGTACGGCTCGAATGGCCCACAGATGTTTACCATCGAGAAGTGGGGCACACCCAACAATTTTCCACGGGCACATACCTG CTTTAATCGCCTAGATCTGCCGCCCTACGAGGGTTACCTGCAGCTCAAGGATAAGCTTATTAAGGCCATTGAGGGCAGCCAAGGCTTTGCGGGTGTTGATTAA
- the LOC117894240 gene encoding E3 ubiquitin-protein ligase Nedd-4 isoform X6, whose amino-acid sequence MAESTTTSPSGTSEDGQIHGYNNSDNDSGDSCHLRIVVLSGQSLAKKDIFGASDPYVRIDLNTINGDINIDSVLTKTKKKTLNPSWNEEFIFRVKPSEHKLVFQVFDENRLTRDDFLGMVELTLVNLPTEQEGRTIGDQGYTLRPRRSVGSAKSRIKGNLKIYHAFIRETREQSEPSSSNSDGEWEHVEATNASETSAQPHPFPTGGNDALPAGWEERQDANGRTYYVNHTARTTQWERPTVLNSNNGQSADQLASDFQRRFHISVDETETGRSADNSSRNSLEDEQTPTNTPEATTPTTTNPPTIHSESNGNGNILNPLGTDDTPQETTSFVYNSLRHPVAVRPPEISASSLQTDLRPVRQAPDAPDIAMTALLTRRAIDNMAYNLGRHEPELNQQQQQRRRQQMQLHIQQHQQRQQQQNRQLPEVDLRQQRRRQQQQQQQLQLQLHLQPHPHSNEDTDHTDSHNSSEISAPPTRRNSEEDNSAVPPQDQTAGGEEEALPPRWSMQVAPNGRTFFIDHASRRTTWIDPRNGRASPMPNQTRRVEDDLGPLPEGWEERVHTDGRVFYIDHNTRTTQWEDPRLSNPNIAGQAVPYSRDYKQKYEYFKSHIRKPTNVPNKLEIRIRRTSILEDSYRIISSVTKTDLLKTKLWVEFEGETGLDYGGLAREWFYLLSKEMFNPYYGLFEYSAMDNYTLQINNGSGLCNEEHLSYFKFIGRIAGMAVYHGKLLDAFFIRPFYKMMLQKPIDLKDMESVDTEYYNSLMWIKENDPRILELTFCLDDDVLGQKSQHDLKPGGANIDVTNENKDEYIKLVIEWRFVARVKEQMTSFLDGFGSIIPLNLIKIFDEHELELLMCGIQNIDVKDWRENTLYKGDYHMNHIIIQWFWRAVLSFSNEMRSRLLQFVTGTSRVPMNGFKELYGSNGPQMFTIEKWGTPNNFPRAHTCFNRLDLPPYEGYLQLKDKLIKAIEGSQGFAGVD is encoded by the exons AACGATTCTGGCGACTCGTGTCATCTGCGTATTGTGGTGCTCAGCGGCCAGTCGCTGGCCAAGAAGGACATATTCGGCGCCAG CGATCCATATGTCCGAATCGATTTGAACACAATCAACGGTGATATTAATATTGACTCGGttttaacaaaaacaaaaaagaag ACACTGAATCCATCCTGGAACGAGGAGTTCATATTCAGA GTAAAGCCCTCTGAGCATAAGCTTGTCTTTCAAGTATTCGACGAGAATCGGCTGACACGCGACGACTTTCTGGGCATGGTGGAGCTAACGCTGGTCAATCTGCCCACGGAGCAGGAGGGCCGAACGATTGGCGACCAAGGCTACACTCTGCGTCCGCGCAGGTCAGTAGG cagcGCCAAATCCCGCATCAAGGGCAATCTAAAGATTTATCACGCCTTCATACGCGAGACGCGCGAACAGAGCGAACCctcgagcagcaacagcgacggGGAATGGGAGCACGTGGAGGCCACCAATGCCAGCGAAACGTCAGCACAGCCG CATCCGTTTCCTACTGGCGGCAATGATGCCCTGCCCGCTGGCTGGGAGGAGCGACAGGATGCCAATGGGCGCACATATTATGTGAATCACACGGCAAGGACAACGCAATGGGAGCGACCCACTGT TTTGAATAGCAACAATGGCCAGTCCGCTGATCAGCTGGCCTCGGATTTCCAGCGACGTTTTCACATTAGCGTGGATGAAACGGAGACGGGACGTTCGGCG GATAACTCCAGTCGTAATAGTTTAGAGGATGAACAAACGCCCACCAATACGCCAGAAGCGACCACACCAACCACCACAAACCCACCAACGATCCACAGCGagagcaatggcaatgggaatatTTTGAACCCCTTGGGCACAGACGATACGCCACAGGAGACAACCAG TTTTGTTTACAATTCCCTGCGACATCCTGTCGCCGTTAGGCCACCCGAAATCTCAGCCTCGAGTTTGCAAACCGATTTGCGTCCAGTGCGCCAGGCGCCCGACGCACCCGACATTGCCATGACCGCACTTCTGACACGGCGAGCCATCGACAACATGGCCTACAATCTGGGACGACACGAGCCGGAGCttaaccaacagcagcagcagcggcgacgtcagcaaatgcagttgcacatacagcagcaccagcagcggcaacagcagcagaacagacAATTG CCTGAAGTAGATCTTCGCCAGCAAAGACgccgccagcaacagcagcagcagcagctccaattGCAGCTCCATCTACAGCCACATCCGCATTCG AATGAAGACACCGATCACACAGACAGCCACAATTCCTCAGAGATCTCAGCTCCGCCCACTCGACGCAATTCCGAGGAAGACAATTCGGCTGTGCCACCACAGGATCAA acTGCTGGcggcgaggaggaggcacTGCCACCGCGCTGGTCCATGCAAGTGGCGCCCAATGGCCGCACCTTCTTCATAGACCATGCCTCACGTCGCACCACCTGGATAGATCCACGCAATGGACGGGCCAGCCCCATGCCAAATCAGACACGTCGCGTCGAAGACGATCTGGGACCCCTGCCCGAGGGCTGGGAGGAGCGTGTGCACACAGATGGACGTGTATTCTACATAGATCATA ATACACGCACCACACAGTGGGAGGATCCACGTTTGTCCAATCCAAATATTGCCGGACAAGCGGTGCCCTACTCCAGGGACTACAAAcagaaatacgagtatttcaaGAGTCACATTAGAAAGCCT ACAAACGTACCAAATAAACTTGAAATACGCATTCGACGTACATCCATACTGGAGGATTCGTACCGAATCATCAGTTCGGTGACAAAGACCGATCTACTGAAGACTAAATTGTGGGTGGAATTTGAGGGAGAGACTGGTTTAG ATTACGGTGGCCTTGCCAGAGAGTGGTTCTATTTACTATCCAAAGAAATGTTCAATCCATACTACGGACTCTTTGAGTACTCGGCGATGGACAACTACACATTGCAAATCAACAATGGCAGCGGTTTGTGCAACGAGGAGCACTTAAGTTACTTCAA ATTCATTGGTCGCATTGCGGGCATGGCTGTTTATCATGGCAAGCTGCTGGATGCCTTTTTCATTCGTCCCTTCTACAAGATGATGCTGCAGAAGCCCATTGACCTGAAGGACATGGAGTCTGTGGACACGGAATACTACAACTCCCTCATGTGGATCAAGGAGAATGATCCGCGCATACTGGAGCTCACATTCTGCCTAGACGATGATGTGCTGGGCCAGAAGAGTCAGCACGATCTGAAGCCCGGTGGCGCCAACATAGATGTAACCAATGAGAACAAAGATGAGTACATCAA GCTCGTTATTGAATGGCGCTTTGTGGCGCGCGTCAAGGAACAAATGACGTCCTTCCTCGACGGCTTTGGCTCGATTATTCCCCTGAATCTGATCAAGATCTTCGACGAGcacgagctggagctgctcatGTGCGGCATCCAGAACATTGATGTCAAGGACTGGCGCGAGAATACGCTCTACAAGGGCGACTATCACATGAATCACATCATTATCCAATGGTTCTGGCGTGCCgttctctccttctccaacGAGATGCGCTCACGCCTGCTACAGTTCGTGACCGGCACGTCCCGTGTGCCCATGAATGGTTTCAAAGAGCTGTACGGCTCGAATGGCCCACAGATGTTTACCATCGAGAAGTGGGGCACACCCAACAATTTTCCACGGGCACATACCTG CTTTAATCGCCTAGATCTGCCGCCCTACGAGGGTTACCTGCAGCTCAAGGATAAGCTTATTAAGGCCATTGAGGGCAGCCAAGGCTTTGCGGGTGTTGATTAA
- the LOC117894240 gene encoding E3 ubiquitin-protein ligase Nedd-4 isoform X5: MSARSSGSVTAMSAAASSSSAAASGGDVPRPPPRRRAASVAGQQQTRQEFGNGHTPRRSLAAVNDSGDSCHLRIVVLSGQSLAKKDIFGASDPYVRIDLNTINGDINIDSVLTKTKKKTLNPSWNEEFIFRVKPSEHKLVFQVFDENRLTRDDFLGMVELTLVNLPTEQEGRTIGDQGYTLRPRRSVGSAKSRIKGNLKIYHAFIRETREQSEPSSSNSDGEWEHVEATNASETSAQPHPFPTGGNDALPAGWEERQDANGRTYYVNHTARTTQWERPTVLNSNNGQSADQLASDFQRRFHISVDETETGRSADNSSRNSLEDEQTPTNTPEATTPTTTNPPTIHSESNGNGNILNPLGTDDTPQETTSFVYNSLRHPVAVRPPEISASSLQTDLRPVRQAPDAPDIAMTALLTRRAIDNMAYNLGRHEPELNQQQQQRRRQQMQLHIQQHQQRQQQQNRQLNEDTDHTDSHNSSEISAPPTRRNSEEDNSAVPPQDQTAGGEEEALPPRWSMQVAPNGRTFFIDHASRRTTWIDPRNGRASPMPNQTRRVEDDLGPLPEGWEERVHTDGRVFYIDHNTRTTQWEDPRLSNPNIAGQAVPYSRDYKQKYEYFKSHIRKPTNVPNKLEIRIRRTSILEDSYRIISSVTKTDLLKTKLWVEFEGETGLDYGGLAREWFYLLSKEMFNPYYGLFEYSAMDNYTLQINNGSGLCNEEHLSYFKFIGRIAGMAVYHGKLLDAFFIRPFYKMMLQKPIDLKDMESVDTEYYNSLMWIKENDPRILELTFCLDDDVLGQKSQHDLKPGGANIDVTNENKDEYIKLVIEWRFVARVKEQMTSFLDGFGSIIPLNLIKIFDEHELELLMCGIQNIDVKDWRENTLYKGDYHMNHIIIQWFWRAVLSFSNEMRSRLLQFVTGTSRVPMNGFKELYGSNGPQMFTIEKWGTPNNFPRAHTCFNRLDLPPYEGYLQLKDKLIKAIEGSQGFAGVD, encoded by the exons AACGATTCTGGCGACTCGTGTCATCTGCGTATTGTGGTGCTCAGCGGCCAGTCGCTGGCCAAGAAGGACATATTCGGCGCCAG CGATCCATATGTCCGAATCGATTTGAACACAATCAACGGTGATATTAATATTGACTCGGttttaacaaaaacaaaaaagaag ACACTGAATCCATCCTGGAACGAGGAGTTCATATTCAGA GTAAAGCCCTCTGAGCATAAGCTTGTCTTTCAAGTATTCGACGAGAATCGGCTGACACGCGACGACTTTCTGGGCATGGTGGAGCTAACGCTGGTCAATCTGCCCACGGAGCAGGAGGGCCGAACGATTGGCGACCAAGGCTACACTCTGCGTCCGCGCAGGTCAGTAGG cagcGCCAAATCCCGCATCAAGGGCAATCTAAAGATTTATCACGCCTTCATACGCGAGACGCGCGAACAGAGCGAACCctcgagcagcaacagcgacggGGAATGGGAGCACGTGGAGGCCACCAATGCCAGCGAAACGTCAGCACAGCCG CATCCGTTTCCTACTGGCGGCAATGATGCCCTGCCCGCTGGCTGGGAGGAGCGACAGGATGCCAATGGGCGCACATATTATGTGAATCACACGGCAAGGACAACGCAATGGGAGCGACCCACTGT TTTGAATAGCAACAATGGCCAGTCCGCTGATCAGCTGGCCTCGGATTTCCAGCGACGTTTTCACATTAGCGTGGATGAAACGGAGACGGGACGTTCGGCG GATAACTCCAGTCGTAATAGTTTAGAGGATGAACAAACGCCCACCAATACGCCAGAAGCGACCACACCAACCACCACAAACCCACCAACGATCCACAGCGagagcaatggcaatgggaatatTTTGAACCCCTTGGGCACAGACGATACGCCACAGGAGACAACCAG TTTTGTTTACAATTCCCTGCGACATCCTGTCGCCGTTAGGCCACCCGAAATCTCAGCCTCGAGTTTGCAAACCGATTTGCGTCCAGTGCGCCAGGCGCCCGACGCACCCGACATTGCCATGACCGCACTTCTGACACGGCGAGCCATCGACAACATGGCCTACAATCTGGGACGACACGAGCCGGAGCttaaccaacagcagcagcagcggcgacgtcagcaaatgcagttgcacatacagcagcaccagcagcggcaacagcagcagaacagacAATTG AATGAAGACACCGATCACACAGACAGCCACAATTCCTCAGAGATCTCAGCTCCGCCCACTCGACGCAATTCCGAGGAAGACAATTCGGCTGTGCCACCACAGGATCAA acTGCTGGcggcgaggaggaggcacTGCCACCGCGCTGGTCCATGCAAGTGGCGCCCAATGGCCGCACCTTCTTCATAGACCATGCCTCACGTCGCACCACCTGGATAGATCCACGCAATGGACGGGCCAGCCCCATGCCAAATCAGACACGTCGCGTCGAAGACGATCTGGGACCCCTGCCCGAGGGCTGGGAGGAGCGTGTGCACACAGATGGACGTGTATTCTACATAGATCATA ATACACGCACCACACAGTGGGAGGATCCACGTTTGTCCAATCCAAATATTGCCGGACAAGCGGTGCCCTACTCCAGGGACTACAAAcagaaatacgagtatttcaaGAGTCACATTAGAAAGCCT ACAAACGTACCAAATAAACTTGAAATACGCATTCGACGTACATCCATACTGGAGGATTCGTACCGAATCATCAGTTCGGTGACAAAGACCGATCTACTGAAGACTAAATTGTGGGTGGAATTTGAGGGAGAGACTGGTTTAG ATTACGGTGGCCTTGCCAGAGAGTGGTTCTATTTACTATCCAAAGAAATGTTCAATCCATACTACGGACTCTTTGAGTACTCGGCGATGGACAACTACACATTGCAAATCAACAATGGCAGCGGTTTGTGCAACGAGGAGCACTTAAGTTACTTCAA ATTCATTGGTCGCATTGCGGGCATGGCTGTTTATCATGGCAAGCTGCTGGATGCCTTTTTCATTCGTCCCTTCTACAAGATGATGCTGCAGAAGCCCATTGACCTGAAGGACATGGAGTCTGTGGACACGGAATACTACAACTCCCTCATGTGGATCAAGGAGAATGATCCGCGCATACTGGAGCTCACATTCTGCCTAGACGATGATGTGCTGGGCCAGAAGAGTCAGCACGATCTGAAGCCCGGTGGCGCCAACATAGATGTAACCAATGAGAACAAAGATGAGTACATCAA GCTCGTTATTGAATGGCGCTTTGTGGCGCGCGTCAAGGAACAAATGACGTCCTTCCTCGACGGCTTTGGCTCGATTATTCCCCTGAATCTGATCAAGATCTTCGACGAGcacgagctggagctgctcatGTGCGGCATCCAGAACATTGATGTCAAGGACTGGCGCGAGAATACGCTCTACAAGGGCGACTATCACATGAATCACATCATTATCCAATGGTTCTGGCGTGCCgttctctccttctccaacGAGATGCGCTCACGCCTGCTACAGTTCGTGACCGGCACGTCCCGTGTGCCCATGAATGGTTTCAAAGAGCTGTACGGCTCGAATGGCCCACAGATGTTTACCATCGAGAAGTGGGGCACACCCAACAATTTTCCACGGGCACATACCTG CTTTAATCGCCTAGATCTGCCGCCCTACGAGGGTTACCTGCAGCTCAAGGATAAGCTTATTAAGGCCATTGAGGGCAGCCAAGGCTTTGCGGGTGTTGATTAA